One genomic region from Xiphophorus couchianus chromosome 21, X_couchianus-1.0, whole genome shotgun sequence encodes:
- the tmem108 gene encoding transmembrane protein 108 encodes MKTSLQVLRCQLLSVLAFLALTIGVTLSAPELYLSHTSQDSVSMATPHSSSLSHTKPPSPDWHQEGSTSGEWSPRGAPSSKIVLPTAGLPPSIMLDTNTVIPSTVSTDSHVTQRLWPSSETVNNGSSIMSKFESVREDTDERKKPQDLTDSRQLWPSTDPHSSADVDPPRGLKLREQVIGSPELLVPHTIVLREVPGVDEAPTAQLLIKSTEGPATPVPSPSENFTSPVPITVKSTEPSMKSHKPTVISVNSSDTIEEPWVVLGNGTDSPPMEHQQGHVTGLAGLFSNSSSARVEEASTLGNSSKAPSTDSGNFLNRQVPATTSEPAAAGDSLGSTVNPQLSPTTICLNMMDIVWIVLAISVPVSSISVLLTVCCMRRKKKSTNQENNLSYWNNAITMDYFSRHAVELPREIHTLESEEHDTCLPPNGDYSGSSVVLVNPFCQETLFINRDKASAI; translated from the exons GTGTTCTGGCATTTCTAGCGCTGACCATTGGAGTGACTTTGTCAGCACCAGAGCTGTACCTCAGCCACACATCCCAGGACtctgtctccatggcaaccccCCACAGCAGCTCCTTATCTCACACCAAACCTCCCTCTCCGGACTGGCATCAGGAAGGCTCCACCAGTGGGGAATGGTCACCGAGAGGCGCACCATCTTCAAAGATTGTACTTCCCACTGCTGGCCTCCCTCCTTCCATCATGCTTGACACAAACACTGTCATACCAAGCACTGTGAGCACTGATAGCCATGTGACTCAGCGCTTGTGGCCTAGTTCTGAAACTGTAAACAATGGCAGCAGCATTATGTCCAAGTTTGAATCAGTTAGAGAGGATACAGACGAGAGAAAGAAGCCGCAGGATCTTACCGATTCCAGGCAGTTGTGGCCCTCCACTGACCCTCATTCATCAGCTGATGTTGATCCTCCACGGGGCCTGAAACTCAGGGAGCAGGTTATTGGATCTCCAGAGTTGCTTGTGCCCCACACCATCGTTCTGCGAGAGGTTCCTGGTGTGGATGAGGCGCCCACAGCTCAGTTGTTGATAAAGTCAACAGAAGGACCCGCAACACCAGTCCCCAGCCCTTCGGAAAATTTTACTTCTCCTGTGCCCATTACAGTCAAATCCACCGAACCGAGCATGAAATCACATAAACCAACAGTCATCTCTGTCAACTCTTCAGACACCATCGAGGAGCCCTGGGTAGTTCTGGGTAATGGGACAGACAGCCCACCTATGGAACACCAGCAGGGGCACGTAACTGGCCTTGCAGGCCTGTTCTCCAACAGCAGCTCGGCCCGGGTCGAGGAGGCATCCACTCTGGGGAACAGCTCGAAGGCCCCCTCCACAGACAGCGGGAACTTCCTCAACAGACAGGTACCCGCCACAACCAGCGAGCCTGCGGCAGCCGGTGACAGCTTGGGCTCCACCGTCAACCCCCAACTGTCGCCAACGACCATCTGCCTAAACATGATGGACATCGTGTGGATCGTGTTGGCGATCAGTGTGCCTGTTTCCTCCATTT CTGTGCTGTTGACAGTGTGCTGcatgaggaggaagaagaagtcAACAAATCAAGAGAACAACCTCAGTTACTGGAACAACGCCATCACTATGGACTACTTCAGCAGACACGCTGTAGAGCTGCCCAGAGAGATCCATACTCTGGAGAGCGAG GAGCATGACACTTGCCTGCCCCCTAATGGAGACTACAGTGGCAGCAGCGTGGTCCTGGTTAACCCGTTCTGCCAGGAGACCCTCTTCATCAACAGAGACAAAGCCTCTGCCATATAG